The genomic stretch GCATCAGCTTCAATGCGATGTCCCAGCTGGGTAACGACCCCATAGCAGCGGCGATCTTTGACCAGCAGTCCCACTACGGTGTCTTGATAAAAATCTATACGCGGGGTTTGCTCCAGTTTTAGCCGCCAGGTCCAGGAAAATTGCATACGGTCGTTCTGTGCCCGGGGGCTCCACATGGCCGGGCCTTTGGAGCGGTTCAACATGCGAAACTGAATGGTTGTCAGATCGGTCACAATGCCCGAATACCCTCCCATTGCATCAATTTCCCGAATAATCTGTCCTTTGGCCACCCCTCCCATGGCCGGGTTGCAACTCATCTGGGCCATGTTTTGCATATTCATGGTGATCAGCAACACGGAAGACCCCAGATTGGCGGCTGCAGCCGCGGCTTCACATCCGGCATGACCGGCCCCTACCACAATCACATTGTATTTCGGGAACATAGGTTCAACATTTAACCGGCAAAATTACCAAAATACAGGCTCCGGGAGGAATTCTTCTGTTCCACGTGAAACATCAGGGTTCACATCCAAAATCTTCCACGACCCAGATTTGTCCGGCTTTATTTCTTAACACCACAATGCCTGTGCTCCGGTATTGGGGATTTAACAAATTATGTCGATGGCCAAAATCGGGCACCCCTTCATCAATCAGCCAATCGGCCAACACTTCTTCCGGGGTACGGTTCAGCCCTGTATAAAGATTTTCAGCCCCACAACCAATCCCAGCCTGGCGGAACCTGGCCGCAAAATCCATCCCGTTGCTCATGGTATGGGAAAGCCGGCCTTGCTGATGGTTGACAATATCACTGGCCAGCAAAAAAGCCGTGTGCCGCAGGCGATCATCCGAACGAAAAGGAGGCAAAGAGGGACAATGCAAGATTTCTTTCCGGAGAGAATTCACATATTTTGCCGTCACATGAATGGCCCCTTCCTGCCGGAGATAAGGCTCAACCACCTGGCGGTAAAACCGGGAAGGATCAGCCCGAAGCTGATTGACCAAATCCAGCAAGGCCTGTTCCATGGCCTCATCTCTGGATATATCCTTCGCCAGAATAACAGACGAGTAAGGATTTTGGGCTGGCCGCGTCCACACAGGTGAAAAAATAAGCACAAAAAACAAGGAAAGCGCCTCAACAAATTTGCGAATGGAAAAAACCTGCATAAGAAACCTTTTACTGGAAAGCTTGCTATCAAATTTCATGCTGTTTCACGTGAAACATTTCATGAAGCGTCCTTCAATTTATGCCAAAAATCAAGATAAACATCTTCCCTAGCCCGCATCCGTTTCTGATCTGCTTCCCTATGATCATCATATCCACACAAATGCAGGGCGCCATGAAAAATTACGCGCACAAGCTCGTCTTCAAAGGGAACTCCAAACCGGTGAGCATTCTCGTGCACCCTTTCCACACTGATGTAAATTTCTGCCTCAACAGGAGCCCCGGCGAATGGGGTGAGATCAAAAGTCAAAATATCCGTATAGGTATCGTGCTGGAGATATTGCTGATTCAGCTCCCACAAAAAATCATCCCGGCAAAACACATATAAAAGCTTGAGAAAAGACTTTTGTTCCTGATCAAAAAGATAAGAAAGCGCCTGCCGGATACGATTCCTTGTCAGCGGTGGTCGAAAAGGATTGCTTACTTCATGGCTCGCAAATAAAATCCGGGGTTTTACCATTTGTGCAAAAGGATAACAATGTGGGTACAAAAGTCTGGTTTTTCCTGTAGATTTGTCTCGAATTTCATTGCACATGATCCGGTTATCTGCCCTCGGCATTGGTAAAAAAGCCATTATCCGCTCCTTCGAAGAAGACGATATCTATCTGAAGCTCATGGAGATGGGCTGCGTGCCCGGCGAGCTGGTGGAAGTCCAGAAAGTAGCATTGTTCGGCGATCCGATTTCCATTACCGTGGCGGGCTATCACCTAAGCCTTCGTAAAAAAGAGGCCGATCACATCTGGGTGGAGGAAATCCTGGAAAAACAAACTTCCCTGTACTGATTCAATTCAGGTTTCGGAATTCAGAAGGAGAAATTCCCACCTTCTGTTTAAACAATCGGGTAAAATGCTGCGGATAGCGAAATCCCAGCGCATAGGCCACCTCGCTGACAGATTTGCTATAATCAAATAATTTCTCTTTGGCCACCTCGATGAGGCGCGACTGAATGTATTCCTGTGCCGATACCCCCATTTCCCGTTTGACCAGATCACCAAAATAATTCGGTGAAAGATGCAGCAGCTCAGCAAACTGGCTGACCGAAGGCAGGCCTTCATCGGCCATCTTTCCGGAGTACAAGTATGCATGCAAAAGAGCCTCAAACTGTTCGAGAATACCCTTGTTCACATGCTCGCGGGTCGTGAACTGCCGGTCGTAAAACCGTACACAGTAATTCAGAAACAGCTCAATGTTGGAAACAATCAGCCTGCGGCTGTGCTTGTCAACAAAATGCATGAGTTCACCCTGTATTTTATCCAGACAATCCAGCACAATTTCACGCTCCCGTTCGGAGATGTGCAGGGCTTCGTTGGACTGATATCCAAAAAAAGTGTACTCATGGATATGATTGCCCAAGGAGGTTCCATGAATCAAATCCGGATGAAAAGCCAAAACATACCCTCTGGGCTGCACTTCCGGCTTGCGAGTTACTCCCACAACCTGTCCGGGGGCAATGAAAACCAGCGTGCCTTCTTGATAATCATAGGTAGCCCTGCCGTAGGTCAGGTCTCCACATTTCACATCCTTCAGAAAAA from Thermoflavifilum aggregans encodes the following:
- a CDS encoding CAP domain-containing protein codes for the protein MQVFSIRKFVEALSLFFVLIFSPVWTRPAQNPYSSVILAKDISRDEAMEQALLDLVNQLRADPSRFYRQVVEPYLRQEGAIHVTAKYVNSLRKEILHCPSLPPFRSDDRLRHTAFLLASDIVNHQQGRLSHTMSNGMDFAARFRQAGIGCGAENLYTGLNRTPEEVLADWLIDEGVPDFGHRHNLLNPQYRSTGIVVLRNKAGQIWVVEDFGCEP
- the ybeY gene encoding rRNA maturation RNase YbeY, which translates into the protein MYPHCYPFAQMVKPRILFASHEVSNPFRPPLTRNRIRQALSYLFDQEQKSFLKLLYVFCRDDFLWELNQQYLQHDTYTDILTFDLTPFAGAPVEAEIYISVERVHENAHRFGVPFEDELVRVIFHGALHLCGYDDHREADQKRMRAREDVYLDFWHKLKDAS
- a CDS encoding FeoA family protein, translated to MIRLSALGIGKKAIIRSFEEDDIYLKLMEMGCVPGELVEVQKVALFGDPISITVAGYHLSLRKKEADHIWVEEILEKQTSLY
- a CDS encoding helix-turn-helix domain-containing protein, giving the protein MEQLIRFETIAEYNQAYQHETLHPLVTVIDLSRSPGPAKEGSKIYFGFYAIFLKDVKCGDLTYGRATYDYQEGTLVFIAPGQVVGVTRKPEVQPRGYVLAFHPDLIHGTSLGNHIHEYTFFGYQSNEALHISEREREIVLDCLDKIQGELMHFVDKHSRRLIVSNIELFLNYCVRFYDRQFTTREHVNKGILEQFEALLHAYLYSGKMADEGLPSVSQFAELLHLSPNYFGDLVKREMGVSAQEYIQSRLIEVAKEKLFDYSKSVSEVAYALGFRYPQHFTRLFKQKVGISPSEFRNLN